In candidate division KSB1 bacterium, the following proteins share a genomic window:
- a CDS encoding phenylacetate--CoA ligase family protein: protein MSGSAFLYRHLAIPIVDLARRTESLRAFRELDASQWWSPERLATLQFERLKLLLIHAQTHVPYYRELFGTCGFDAQRCNTLADIAVIPLLTKDVIRRAGDRLLADNAAQFQPRPHRSAGTTGEPLVIQMDRARHSVAWGDMYRWWSAGGWSVGEKQYVVAGAALRPRRVSGAKAKLYSRLNHFEDYTAFDLTDSAMNRLLTKLAAERGAAFLRGYASSIHTLARHAEARDWQGSVRAVFTTAETLFPDQRKQIESALHTRVFDQWGCRDGGISAFECEQHQGLHLAVENAVVEVCDESGPVPAGTSGDVIATDLFSYAMPIIRYRVGDVASYATATLCACGRGLPLIASVLGRISGFLIGAGGKQIHGEFFSHVFWETPWVKEFQIVQDVPEEIVVNIVPVGPPPGGQLAEITRLMSDRVGPGVRIRVELVTEIPVGALGKRQFVICRIAQ, encoded by the coding sequence ATGAGCGGCTCCGCTTTCCTCTATCGACACCTCGCAATTCCGATCGTTGACCTCGCCCGCCGGACCGAGAGCCTTCGCGCGTTTCGCGAACTCGACGCAAGTCAATGGTGGTCGCCAGAACGACTTGCGACGTTGCAATTTGAGCGATTGAAGCTACTGCTGATCCATGCGCAGACGCACGTGCCCTATTACCGCGAGCTATTCGGGACTTGCGGATTCGACGCGCAGCGGTGCAACACGCTCGCCGACATCGCGGTTATTCCGCTGCTGACCAAGGACGTTATTCGCCGTGCGGGCGATCGGTTGCTCGCGGACAATGCCGCGCAGTTTCAGCCGCGGCCGCATCGATCCGCCGGCACGACGGGGGAGCCGCTCGTGATTCAGATGGACCGCGCACGGCATTCGGTCGCCTGGGGGGACATGTATCGCTGGTGGTCGGCGGGCGGTTGGTCAGTCGGCGAGAAGCAGTACGTCGTGGCGGGAGCGGCGCTGCGTCCGCGACGTGTCTCCGGCGCTAAAGCGAAGCTTTATTCGCGGCTGAATCATTTTGAGGATTATACGGCCTTCGACCTGACCGATTCCGCGATGAATCGCCTACTCACGAAGCTCGCCGCCGAGCGCGGAGCGGCATTTTTGCGCGGCTACGCGTCGTCGATTCATACGCTGGCGCGGCATGCCGAAGCCCGGGACTGGCAGGGCAGCGTACGTGCGGTGTTCACGACAGCGGAGACGCTCTTCCCCGATCAACGAAAGCAGATTGAGTCGGCATTGCACACGCGTGTCTTCGATCAATGGGGTTGTCGCGACGGCGGCATCAGCGCGTTCGAATGCGAGCAGCATCAGGGGCTGCACCTGGCCGTGGAGAACGCCGTCGTGGAAGTCTGTGACGAGTCGGGGCCGGTGCCGGCCGGTACAAGCGGCGACGTGATCGCGACGGACTTGTTCAGCTATGCCATGCCGATCATTCGCTATCGCGTGGGTGACGTCGCGAGTTACGCCACCGCGACCCTTTGTGCCTGCGGCCGCGGGCTGCCGCTGATTGCTTCCGTGCTGGGACGGATCTCCGGCTTCCTGATCGGTGCGGGAGGAAAGCAGATTCACGGCGAGTTCTTCTCGCACGTCTTCTGGGAAACGCCGTGGGTGAAGGAGTTTCAGATTGTGCAGGACGTGCCGGAGGAAATTGTCGTGAATATCGTTCCGGTCGGACCTCCGCCCGGCGGTCAGCTCGCGGAAATCACGCGATTGATGAGCGATCGTGTGGGCCCGGGAGTGCGAATTCGCGTGGAGTTGGTAACGGAGATTCCCGTTGGCGCGTTGGGCAAGCGGCAGTTTGTGATTTGTCGGATTGCGCAATGA
- a CDS encoding glycosyltransferase family 4 protein, with translation MASAGKVLILVENLSVPFDRRVWQESTTLAAAGWQVSVICPRMMDRKPYEQLSGVSIYRYPLPYTARGALGYAVEYPWAMLFTFVYAVYVFFRRGFHVIHGCNPPDLFFLVALPFRLVGVKFLFDQHDLGPETFQSKFPGRGGAMLKLLNWLERLTYQSASAVLATNESYQRVARERGGVQPDRIWVVRSAPDLKRFVATAPNPALKRGKAYLVSYLGTMGQQDGIDYLLRSIKVITREWGRTDIQFTLLGGGENLPNLKQLAADLGLGDDVLFTGRVSNEVVCETLSTADVCVAPDPVSPLNNVSTMNKILEYMAMSKPIVSYRLVESAYSAGPAAVFAADNDETDFARKIIELLAAPERGRELGRQGYERLHNELSWEHSTRNLLAAYTSLRSR, from the coding sequence ATGGCTTCTGCTGGTAAGGTTCTGATTCTGGTCGAGAATCTGTCGGTGCCGTTCGATCGCCGGGTGTGGCAGGAATCGACGACGCTGGCCGCGGCCGGGTGGCAGGTCTCGGTAATTTGTCCGCGGATGATGGACCGGAAGCCGTATGAGCAATTGAGCGGCGTGTCGATCTATCGTTACCCGTTGCCCTATACCGCGCGCGGCGCGCTCGGCTACGCCGTCGAATATCCGTGGGCGATGTTGTTCACATTTGTTTACGCGGTGTACGTGTTTTTCCGCCGCGGTTTCCATGTGATTCACGGCTGCAATCCGCCGGACTTGTTTTTTCTGGTCGCGCTGCCGTTTCGGTTGGTGGGAGTGAAGTTTCTGTTCGATCAGCACGACCTCGGTCCGGAGACGTTTCAGTCCAAGTTTCCCGGGCGCGGCGGCGCGATGCTAAAGCTGCTCAATTGGTTGGAACGGCTGACCTACCAATCTGCCAGTGCCGTGCTCGCGACGAATGAGTCGTACCAACGAGTCGCCCGCGAGCGCGGCGGCGTCCAACCGGACCGGATTTGGGTGGTGCGCAGCGCGCCGGATCTCAAACGGTTCGTCGCCACGGCGCCGAATCCGGCGTTGAAGCGGGGCAAGGCTTATCTTGTGAGCTATCTGGGCACGATGGGCCAACAGGACGGCATTGACTATCTCTTGCGCTCGATCAAGGTGATCACGCGCGAATGGGGTCGGACCGACATTCAGTTCACGCTGCTGGGCGGCGGCGAGAATTTGCCGAATCTGAAGCAGCTTGCCGCCGATCTGGGACTCGGCGACGACGTGCTGTTCACCGGACGCGTCTCTAATGAAGTGGTGTGCGAGACGCTCTCGACGGCAGACGTCTGCGTGGCGCCTGACCCGGTCAGCCCGCTGAACAACGTCTCTACGATGAACAAGATTCTCGAATACATGGCGATGTCGAAACCGATTGTCTCCTATCGCCTGGTCGAATCCGCCTACTCCGCGGGCCCCGCGGCAGTCTTCGCCGCCGATAATGACGAAACGGATTTCGCGCGCAAGATCATCGAGCTGCTTGCTGCTCCGGAGCGTGGTCGGGAACTGGGCCGCCAGGGGTACGAGCGCCTGCACAATGAACTGAGCTGGGAACACAGTACCCGCAATCTCCTCGCCGCGTATACTTCGCTCCGCAGCCGATGA
- a CDS encoding nucleotide sugar dehydrogenase gives MRISVFGLGYVGCVSAACFCDLGHEVWGVDVDPGKVDFIRRGQSPIIEKDLDVLIKKYADVGKLRATSDVAEAIHHTDYSLICVGTPSLESGGPNLEYIRRVSVEIGRALKTAPHPHTVVVRSTLLPGTTRREILPRLEAESGKQEGAGFHLGYNPEFLREGSAIHDFYDPPKTVVGALNERTAENVAKIYEGISAPVFLTAIEEAEIVKFADNVFHAVKIVFANEIGAIAKPLGVDSHRVMEIFVSDTKLNLSPYYLKPGFAFGGSCLPKDVRALSWCARDVNVKTPLLFSLMDANREHVQRAVKSIAGFGKKKLGFLGLSFKAGTDDLRESPTVELVETLLGKGYSIKILDKNVSLAKLVGSNRAFIENSLPHLAELLSPSAEELVAHAEVIVICNHDRDFIPILEQVPCDKIVFDLVRLPPPPLRQTLNYHGFCW, from the coding sequence ATGCGAATATCCGTTTTTGGCTTAGGGTATGTGGGCTGCGTGTCGGCAGCCTGCTTCTGCGATCTCGGACACGAAGTCTGGGGCGTCGATGTTGACCCCGGGAAGGTCGATTTCATTCGTCGCGGACAAAGCCCGATCATCGAAAAGGACCTCGACGTCCTGATTAAGAAATACGCGGATGTCGGCAAACTTCGGGCGACCTCAGACGTCGCCGAAGCGATTCATCACACGGACTACAGCCTGATCTGCGTCGGTACGCCGTCATTGGAATCCGGCGGCCCAAATCTGGAGTACATTCGGCGCGTCTCCGTGGAGATCGGGCGCGCGCTGAAGACGGCCCCCCACCCGCACACCGTCGTGGTGCGCAGCACGCTGCTGCCGGGCACGACTCGCCGGGAGATTCTACCGCGCCTCGAAGCCGAATCGGGCAAGCAAGAGGGCGCGGGGTTTCACCTGGGCTACAATCCGGAGTTCCTGCGGGAAGGCTCCGCGATTCACGATTTCTATGATCCGCCCAAGACCGTCGTCGGGGCGCTGAATGAGCGGACCGCCGAAAATGTCGCGAAGATCTATGAGGGCATATCCGCGCCCGTATTTCTGACGGCGATCGAAGAGGCGGAAATCGTGAAGTTCGCGGACAATGTTTTTCATGCGGTGAAGATCGTATTCGCCAACGAGATCGGCGCGATCGCCAAGCCCCTGGGCGTGGACAGTCATCGCGTGATGGAGATCTTTGTCAGCGACACGAAGCTGAACCTGTCGCCATACTACCTCAAGCCCGGATTTGCCTTCGGCGGCTCCTGTTTGCCGAAGGACGTCCGCGCGCTGAGCTGGTGCGCGCGCGACGTGAACGTGAAGACTCCACTGCTGTTTTCACTGATGGACGCCAATCGCGAGCACGTGCAGCGCGCGGTGAAGTCGATTGCGGGGTTCGGCAAGAAGAAGCTCGGTTTCCTCGGGCTCTCGTTCAAGGCCGGCACCGATGATTTGCGCGAAAGCCCGACCGTCGAACTGGTGGAGACGCTCTTGGGCAAAGGGTATTCAATCAAGATTCTGGACAAGAATGTTTCGCTGGCGAAGCTCGTGGGTTCCAATCGAGCCTTTATCGAGAATTCACTTCCGCATCTCGCGGAGTTGCTCAGCCCGTCGGCGGAGGAATTGGTGGCTCACGCGGAAGTGATCGTGATCTGCAATCATGACCGCGACTTCATTCCGATTCTGGAGCAGGTGCCGTGCGACAAGATCGTGTTCGACCTGGTGCGGCTGCCGCCGCCGCCGCTACGGCAGACCCTGAATTACCATGGCTTCTGCTGGTAA
- a CDS encoding OmpA family protein, whose protein sequence is MTVRFLFLLVVAALVAFDAKTFAIEMTTTDNEQLAFLTCGASKRDSDGDGLLDRAEKKLGTDPRNADTDGDGLSDGAEVNQYKTDPLQADTDGDGLSDGAEVNTYHTNPLDKDTDDDGLEDGAEVGLDTPGTIDVLKAVHTDPAKADTDGDGLNDGDEVNNRKTDPTKADTDGDTLSDGAEVNTHKTDPLVTDTDKGSVDDGKEVAAKTNPLDGSDDVPKIIIPEVGKSITLEGIVFDVSKATIKPESEEIMTRAYNTLKQNPDLEVRIEGHTDNSGKRATNMRLSEDRAKAVKDWLVAKGIDGKRISTKGYGPDKPLAANDTPENKQKNRRIEFARTK, encoded by the coding sequence ATGACAGTCCGATTCCTATTCCTGCTCGTTGTCGCTGCACTTGTCGCATTTGACGCGAAAACATTTGCAATTGAAATGACAACCACCGATAATGAGCAACTTGCGTTCCTGACCTGCGGCGCCAGCAAACGCGACAGCGACGGTGACGGCCTCCTTGATCGGGCGGAAAAGAAACTCGGGACCGACCCCAGGAACGCCGACACGGACGGCGACGGCCTGAGCGACGGCGCTGAAGTAAATCAGTACAAGACCGATCCGCTGCAGGCCGATACTGACGGCGACGGCCTGAGTGACGGTGCCGAAGTCAATACCTATCACACGAATCCGCTCGACAAGGACACTGACGACGATGGCCTGGAGGATGGGGCTGAAGTCGGCCTGGACACGCCCGGCACGATTGATGTGCTGAAAGCGGTCCACACCGATCCAGCCAAAGCGGATACCGATGGCGATGGCTTGAACGACGGCGATGAAGTGAACAACCGGAAGACCGATCCCACCAAAGCAGATACCGATGGCGACACCCTGAGCGACGGCGCCGAAGTCAACACGCACAAGACCGATCCGCTTGTCACCGATACGGATAAGGGTAGTGTCGATGACGGCAAGGAGGTCGCCGCCAAAACGAACCCGCTGGACGGCAGCGATGACGTGCCGAAGATCATCATCCCGGAAGTCGGCAAGTCGATTACGCTCGAAGGCATCGTGTTCGACGTCAGCAAGGCTACGATCAAACCGGAGTCCGAGGAGATTATGACACGGGCCTACAACACACTGAAGCAGAATCCGGACCTTGAAGTGCGTATCGAAGGTCACACCGACAACAGCGGCAAGCGTGCCACCAACATGAGACTGTCCGAGGACCGCGCCAAGGCCGTCAAGGATTGGCTGGTCGCCAAAGGTATCGACGGCAAGCGCATCTCGACCAAAGGTTACGGTCCGGACAAGCCGCTCGCCGCGAACGACACACCGGAGAATAAGCAGAAGAATCGCCGTATCGAGTTTGCGCGCACGAAATAA
- a CDS encoding T9SS type A sorting domain-containing protein has translation MIIPRPDQGIPLSPFTLCLLTAFVAVPSISDVLGTPRPPVPAPPSICFVANEGQWDEPFAFKLSTGGTTVWVTEAGLTIDIQENRKSKIENRNAEVRDRFRPGGDARLGELYPPYPPNRVGGEKSGLPPYSLGGLRGEKEPQPAKVRGHVLKMNFVNRLSPHSVGGLRGVDKLPSYSNYFLGRDSCKWRSRVGHYQRVIAENVWNGIDVEFVAVGAVSATGPGIKTNYHVHPGADVSQIQIEYEGLDAPLRVDGSGNLVLATSLGDLQEQAPWAYQIDGRQQRDVGVQFAVLDANRYGVIASLVDASKELVIDPLLYGSYFGGFGPDSGYNIEVGPRGSIFVGGQSSSDNFPTTPGAYEGTNPHGAACFVSKFTGDLDTLIYSTYVGAQVGPGGTPESFQTALVVDSNGRVWGGGGTSSWGWPVTTDAYDSTFADVYREGYLYRLNESGSALEYCSYLGGSGLDEIISLALDPSGQTLWIAADAAVSPDFPVTENALYPNPPGENDVIVGRFGVSTLSMEYLSYLGGENQDAPTGILPLTSESAWIWGWSQSADFPTTPNAIRTEAAGHDGFVTLWNTAANELVYSSLVGGAAYDIAWALSPFDDGRLAIVGQTSSPDFPITANAPDTTLNQTANAFVLVLNPEIGITGSTLLSGTAANGGDLARAVRVTDDEITVIGETYDSDFPVTPGAEDTVLNNSGNSGLSDLFFARLNVDVTELQYSTFFGGNHVEYYGNAYFVTADTFWVTGQTGSTDFPCSPNAYQSEGGPLGDVFIMKYAFPPSDAVSERPYPAILSDLNLLVYPNPFNGQAQIAYGLSQSQNANIVVYDLLGRRVNSVNMGWQSAGTHHTSLSLKSEPSGIYTIRLQAGTQAAIQKAVLVR, from the coding sequence ATGATCATACCAAGGCCGGACCAGGGGATTCCGCTGTCGCCGTTCACGCTCTGCCTGCTCACGGCTTTCGTGGCGGTGCCGTCGATCAGCGATGTGTTGGGAACTCCCCGCCCGCCGGTCCCTGCCCCTCCTTCGATCTGCTTCGTGGCCAACGAGGGGCAGTGGGACGAGCCGTTTGCCTTCAAGCTGAGTACCGGTGGCACGACGGTCTGGGTGACGGAGGCGGGGTTGACGATTGACATTCAAGAAAATCGAAAATCGAAAATTGAAAATCGAAATGCCGAAGTCCGAGACCGATTCCGGCCAGGCGGGGACGCACGGCTCGGCGAGCTGTACCCCCCCTACCCCCCCAATCGAGTTGGGGGGGAGAAGTCGGGTCTCCCCCCATATTCTCTGGGGGGATTAAGGGGGGAAAAGGAGCCCCAGCCAGCAAAGGTTCGTGGTCACGTCTTGAAAATGAACTTTGTGAATCGGCTCTCCCCCCACTCTGTGGGGGGACTAAGGGGGGTTGACAAGTTGCCCAGCTACTCGAACTACTTCTTGGGCCGCGACTCGTGCAAGTGGCGGAGCAGAGTCGGGCATTACCAGCGCGTGATCGCCGAGAATGTGTGGAATGGAATCGATGTGGAGTTCGTTGCCGTAGGGGCCGTGTCCGCGACCGGCCCGGGCATCAAGACGAACTACCATGTTCATCCCGGTGCCGATGTTTCGCAGATTCAGATCGAGTATGAGGGTCTCGACGCGCCGCTGCGAGTTGACGGTTCAGGCAATCTCGTGCTCGCAACATCACTGGGTGATCTGCAGGAGCAAGCGCCATGGGCCTATCAGATCGATGGCCGTCAGCAGCGCGATGTGGGCGTGCAGTTCGCTGTGCTTGACGCGAATCGGTACGGCGTGATTGCTTCGTTGGTCGACGCGAGCAAGGAATTGGTGATTGACCCGTTACTTTACGGGAGCTACTTCGGCGGATTCGGACCGGATTCTGGTTACAACATTGAAGTCGGCCCACGAGGATCTATCTTCGTCGGCGGGCAATCAAGTTCGGACAATTTTCCCACCACTCCGGGCGCTTACGAAGGGACGAACCCGCATGGAGCCGCGTGCTTTGTGAGCAAGTTCACTGGTGATTTGGATACGCTCATTTACTCAACGTACGTGGGAGCACAAGTTGGTCCCGGCGGCACGCCCGAGTCATTTCAGACTGCGCTGGTTGTCGACAGCAATGGCAGGGTGTGGGGCGGTGGCGGGACGTCCTCATGGGGCTGGCCGGTCACAACCGATGCCTATGACTCGACGTTTGCAGATGTCTACCGTGAAGGTTACTTATACCGATTGAATGAGAGCGGAAGCGCGCTGGAGTATTGTTCGTATCTGGGCGGGTCAGGCCTGGACGAAATCATCAGTTTGGCTTTGGATCCGTCGGGTCAAACTTTGTGGATTGCCGCCGACGCGGCGGTTTCACCGGACTTCCCCGTGACCGAAAACGCATTGTATCCTAATCCACCGGGAGAAAACGATGTCATTGTCGGGAGATTTGGCGTGTCAACTCTGTCAATGGAGTACCTGAGTTACCTCGGTGGCGAGAATCAGGACGCGCCAACAGGGATACTGCCACTTACTTCAGAATCGGCTTGGATTTGGGGATGGAGCCAGAGCGCGGACTTCCCTACGACGCCGAATGCCATTCGTACCGAGGCGGCCGGTCATGATGGATTCGTAACCTTGTGGAATACCGCAGCAAATGAGCTGGTGTACAGCTCGTTGGTTGGTGGTGCGGCCTATGATATTGCGTGGGCGCTGTCCCCATTTGACGACGGGCGACTGGCGATTGTCGGGCAAACCTCTTCGCCGGACTTTCCGATTACGGCCAATGCGCCCGATACAACACTCAATCAGACGGCAAACGCGTTCGTCCTGGTACTTAACCCTGAGATTGGAATCACGGGCTCCACACTGCTGTCCGGCACAGCGGCCAATGGAGGGGATCTCGCGCGCGCAGTTCGGGTGACGGACGACGAAATCACCGTAATCGGCGAGACGTACGATTCTGATTTTCCGGTGACCCCCGGTGCCGAAGACACCGTCCTGAACAATTCGGGAAACTCGGGATTAAGCGATCTGTTCTTTGCGCGCTTGAACGTCGATGTGACTGAGCTACAGTACTCCACATTTTTCGGCGGTAACCACGTCGAGTATTACGGCAATGCATATTTCGTGACCGCCGACACATTCTGGGTAACAGGACAGACCGGCTCCACCGATTTTCCGTGTTCGCCTAACGCATATCAATCAGAGGGTGGTCCGTTGGGCGACGTGTTCATCATGAAATACGCGTTTCCGCCGTCCGACGCTGTGTCGGAACGACCCTATCCTGCAATCCTGAGCGATCTGAATCTGCTTGTTTATCCCAACCCGTTTAACGGTCAGGCACAGATTGCGTATGGTCTATCGCAGAGCCAGAACGCAAACATAGTCGTTTATGACCTGCTGGGCCGACGGGTGAATTCCGTGAACATGGGCTGGCAGTCGGCCGGAACGCATCATACATCCCTGTCATTGAAATCAGAACCTTCGGGTATCTACACCATCCGACTTCAAGCAGGCACCCAGGCGGCAATCCAGAAGGCCGTCTTGGTCCGATGA
- a CDS encoding sigma-70 family RNA polymerase sigma factor, which yields MLFQRLKPDVVAALCRDYYPRVYRYVAYRLASREDAEDLSSEVFLRLLGYRSPMRLSALALCYKVAENLIIDYYRSRQRRARLIDRDAEVELLIDPDPRADRELTGIDLVNGLRRLTGEQYQVIMLRFIEGYALEEVAAQLGKSIAAVKSLQHRGLVSLREFIMETPKSTKHERA from the coding sequence GTGTTGTTTCAGCGACTCAAGCCCGATGTGGTGGCCGCGCTCTGCCGGGACTACTATCCCCGCGTGTATCGCTATGTGGCCTATCGCCTCGCCTCGCGGGAGGACGCGGAGGATCTGAGCAGCGAGGTGTTCTTGCGGCTGCTGGGTTATCGAAGCCCCATGCGTCTGTCGGCATTAGCGCTGTGCTACAAGGTCGCCGAGAATCTAATTATCGACTACTATCGATCCCGCCAGCGCCGCGCGCGCCTGATTGATCGGGACGCTGAAGTTGAGCTGCTGATCGATCCCGACCCGCGCGCAGATCGAGAACTTACCGGGATTGATCTGGTCAACGGACTTCGTCGGCTAACCGGAGAGCAGTATCAGGTGATCATGCTGCGATTCATTGAAGGCTATGCGCTCGAAGAAGTCGCCGCGCAACTGGGAAAGTCAATCGCGGCCGTGAAGTCATTGCAGCATCGCGGATTGGTCTCACTGCGGGAGTTCATCATGGAAACACCAAAGAGCACTAAACATGAGCGCGCCTGA